One region of Candidatus Krumholzibacteriia bacterium genomic DNA includes:
- a CDS encoding YggS family pyridoxal phosphate-dependent enzyme codes for MNSAHTHIAANVARVRERVAAAASRAGRPAEAVTIVAVTKTFGPDMVEAIARAGIGDIGENRVQELLTKLDAVREPCRWHLVGPLQRNKAGKVVGRVHLLQAIDGVRIAETVDRIAGERGVRAAVLLEVNTSGEASKHGVAPGETVAAGEALAGLAHLDFRGLMTIGPLTGGPDDTRRCFRQLHALAEETRRATGLALPELSMGMSGDFEAAIEEGATIIRVGRVITGDRPEPVG; via the coding sequence ATGAACAGCGCACACACCCACATTGCGGCCAACGTGGCGCGCGTCCGCGAGCGCGTCGCCGCCGCCGCAAGCCGGGCCGGACGGCCCGCGGAGGCGGTGACCATCGTCGCCGTCACCAAGACCTTTGGACCCGACATGGTGGAGGCGATCGCGCGTGCGGGAATCGGTGACATCGGTGAGAACCGGGTGCAGGAGCTGCTGACGAAGCTGGACGCGGTCCGGGAGCCGTGCCGCTGGCACCTGGTGGGACCGCTGCAGCGCAACAAGGCGGGAAAGGTGGTGGGGCGCGTGCATCTGCTGCAGGCCATCGACGGTGTGCGCATCGCTGAAACCGTGGACCGCATCGCGGGTGAGCGCGGGGTGCGCGCGGCGGTGCTGCTGGAGGTGAACACCTCCGGCGAGGCGAGCAAGCACGGGGTCGCTCCTGGTGAGACGGTGGCCGCCGGCGAAGCGCTCGCCGGTCTCGCGCATCTCGACTTCCGCGGGCTGATGACCATCGGTCCGCTGACGGGCGGCCCCGACGACACACGGCGCTGTTTTCGGCAACTCCACGCCCTGGCGGAGGAGACCCGCCGCGCCACGGGTCTCGCGCTGCCCGAGCTGAGCATGGGGATGAGCGGCGATTTCGAGGCCGCCATCGAGGAGGGGGCCACCATCATCCGGGTGGGCCGGGTGATCACGGGGGACCGGCCGGAACCAGTCGGCTGA